A stretch of DNA from Candidatus Pantoea bituminis:
GCTTTAACAAAGAAAGTTATTTATTGCTGACAAATTAAGCTCGGCTTTTTAGGCGTCGCTTATGAAGAGAACGTTTGTATAACGCTTAACTTTTGGCTCACAGCATAATGACCTTCAGGACGGGAATGAAAAACCGCGCATCCAAGATTCTCTTTTACTCTTCTGATCGGCTGGCAGCTGTAGGTATTCATCATACGCTAGCGGCACTTTTTCCGCAGTGGCAAGCGCACGAAGTCTGGTCTTTTAGCGACATTTTAACGCAGTGCGAACTGCGCCAACCTCGGATGATCGTCTGCATATTTCATGAAAATATGCCGTTGGCAGGTACCTTTAATGTTCTCTTTCAATTACAGCATGCTTTTCCCGCTTTACCTGTATTGGTAATGACGCGCCGCCTCATACCCGTATTACGGTCAATGAGCTGCTTTTTACCTACCCTGGAAATTATGGATCTGAAAGTTTCTCATTCTGTATTACGCCAGCAGCTGACATATAGAATAAATGGCGGAGAAGAACGCAAAGGGATGAGGGATCGCGCGGAAATTATTTTGCCAGACCGGCAGTTGCGTATTCTGCTGATGATGGCATGGAATTGCAGTATCGAGCACATCGGCAAAGAACTCAGTCTTAATTATAAAACCGTGAGTGCCTACAAACTAAATGCATTAAAAAAACTGAAAATTAATACCAAAAATGATTTGGCAGACTTGTTCATGGTCATTGATGAATTGAGGATGATAGTCAATGCAATCAAAATAAGCGATGCAGATAAATGGCAGGAAGTGAATTTTCAAAAGAAAAAGCGTGCTGATTAACAGCACGCGAATGCATCGTTAGATGCCCAGAGCCCACCATACAGACTTGCTTTTATTATACGTTTCTTGCGCGAATTTGAGAAAATGATTTAAAGTTAAAGCGATATTCGGGCTGAAACCATGAGCGGCCGTAATAGCAATACATCAACATACGTATAGATGCCATCGCCAGATAACCCCAAATTGCGCATAATACTGAAGGTGTTAATAATACCGTAAAGAGTGTGAC
This window harbors:
- a CDS encoding helix-turn-helix transcriptional regulator; its protein translation is MKNRASKILFYSSDRLAAVGIHHTLAALFPQWQAHEVWSFSDILTQCELRQPRMIVCIFHENMPLAGTFNVLFQLQHAFPALPVLVMTRRLIPVLRSMSCFLPTLEIMDLKVSHSVLRQQLTYRINGGEERKGMRDRAEIILPDRQLRILLMMAWNCSIEHIGKELSLNYKTVSAYKLNALKKLKINTKNDLADLFMVIDELRMIVNAIKISDADKWQEVNFQKKKRAD